Part of the Salmo salar chromosome ssa10, Ssal_v3.1, whole genome shotgun sequence genome is shown below.
ACTGTCCTCCAGGCCTCGCTCTCTCAGCCCCTCCATGATGTCCTCCTCCAGGTCCTTCAGGGCCGACACCAGGGCCACGTCGTAGCGAAACCGACGCGTGACTGTATCTGCTGGGGAGTCGTCCACCGAAGCGACCCACCCTGATAGCCCGTCAATGATCCCCACATGGCAGGATGTGGACACACTCTTGAGGGCCGGCTGCCACTCAAAGGGGTGGTAGCCTGGGAGGAGCTCCTTCTCTGCAGCGCGTAAGGTGTGCAGGGGCTGGAAGATCTGGCGCCCACTGGTGGCCTTGACGGTGCGGTACATCTTGTGGTACTGGCTGCAGCTCAGGAACGTGTTGACCCGGATGGCCAGACACACAGCAGGATGCAGGCCAAAGCCCCTGCCTGGAgccggagagagagcgagagagcgatggagagaaacaAAGGCAGATGTTATGTATTATGAGTACCAAGACATGTTTATGAATGAGAGAGCTGTCATCGACCTCAGTCACTAGTTAATTCTAGCACTCTGATGATAATTTCAGTATGGAATATCTCTTAATTGCACCCCTGCATTTGCTGTCATTATGAACGTTATGCAGAGGACAGCAGGGTGAATCAGTGAAGCTGCCATAAACTGATGTATTGGCTGCAGATGAAAACAGACACCAGCTGGCCTCTATTCCCCAGAGTGGAGTACGATGCTGCCTGTATAATTTGCAGATACAAGTGGTGCTGATGTTGTTGACAAGAGTTGTTATTGTGcattagagagagtgtgaaaaggggagagaaaagagaaggggggagaaaacgagagagggggtgaaagcgagagagagaaagtaagagagagaaggggtgtgagagggaaagagagggagaggaacgaGAGGACAGAGTGTGTAACAAGATTTTCCATTTACAAATATCCCACAGAGTGGGTAGTTGTCAATGTTTATGTGAACTGCACCTTTGAACAAATGCAATAATCGAATCTCAACAATAAGTGGCTCAAATCCTGTGATTACATTAGATCATGTTTGTTGTATGTGTGAGCTAGTGAATGTCCAGACTCCTACCTTGCATCATGGCCTCCAGTTCGTCTGCCTGCCGGTGTTCGTTTCCCGCCCTCAAGGCTAGCAGGAACAGGGTCAGGCACACCGACTTGGTGTCTCCACCTTCTTCCTTCTCTGCAAACACTTTCACCTGGGTCTTCAGGTCCCTCAGCCGGTGCTTCTGGGCACGCCTCGTCAGTGACAAGAGATGCTGTCGGGGCCTTCCCCCTTTGTTGACAGGCAGGAAGTTGTCCAGGCAATTTTCTGCTGACTTGTGGTCCCCATCCACTTCCTCCAGATGGTGGCCCAAGCAGTGGGCTCTGAAGGAGTCCAGCCGTACCCGCTCCCCACAGCTCTCTCTGGGGCAAAGCAGCGGCAGGGAGTGCAGGACCCCCAGGAAGCCCTTAGCTGGGGCAGTAAGGTCGGCAGGGCCGCAGGGCAGGGTGCAAGCCGGGCAGTGGGGGCCCAGAGAGTAGATGTATTTAGCAATGCAGCTGCGGCAGAAGAGGTGTCTGCAGGGGGACTGGACGGGCTCAGACAACAGGTGGTCACACACCTGACAGGTAACTGAGCTCAGGAAGTCCACAGGGAGGTCCTCGGACAGCAGTCTGGCACTAAGGTGCTCTTTCTGGCAGAGGGTGATGTTCTTCACCCACTGAGCTCTCTGGACGCTGGATCTCACCCAGGGTCTAAGTCCAGGTCCCTGGTGAGGATCTATCACTGTTCTCCAGGCTCTCTTCTCACCAACAGTAGCAGCGTTATCCTGGAGGTCCCACTTGGACCTCTTGGCCAGGCGTTGGGCTCCACGAGtgggcttcctcctcttcctccctctcctctgtagtgagGGTTTCTTGGGGTGGCAGAGGAGGCAGAGGGTGGTGTGGGGTCTCCACTCTGGGACATGGGTCCTGGAGAAGCTGCAGAAGCCCCCTCCTCGCATGGCCAATGTCCAGCAGCGCTGGCAGAAGAACGGCGGATGGACGACCTCCATGTCCCCCGCCACGTCCACTTTGAAGACCTTGAGGATGACCTCTGGCCAGCTGGTGGCCTTGCAGCCCATCCTACGCAGGGCACTCCTGCTAGCCTCGTCCAGAAGCCCCTGGACTTCATGCTCTGGACCTTTGGCTTTCCTCAGGGCCCCGCCACAGAGACGGCAcagacacctgcacacacacattaacattaGGATATTACATAAACCAAAAGTTTGTCTCTCTGATCTTCCAGTATGTTTTAAACAGAAAGAAACTACATTTCTGAGCTTGTTGCTGATTAAAAAACACTCCACTTCCTCAACTGACCTGAGGTGGTTCATGTGTGTGTCCATCTCCTGGAGTTTCAGGTCCACTCTCTTTCCCGGGCCCTCTATGTTCTCCTTGCTCTTACCCCCCAGGCAAAGCTTCATCACACTCCCTGGGAGACCCACCACATCCCCCACAGTTTCCCCCAGGGGTGCAGAGGCCACAACGTCAGACAAGGCCCCTCTCTCGAGCTGCATCTCCCCGGGCAGCGGGGCCCTCTCCATGGACCTGACCCGGAACAGCTTGAACTTCCAGTCTGAGAACTTGGAGTAGGGGTGATGGAGCTCGGCCGGCATGGAGCACCGGGGGGCATATGTCTCCAGGGTCCCCTCCTCCATAGTGTCAGCAAGGGctcttgaggagaggagaggagaaatgagagTAGAAGCGGTAGGGGAGAAGTTAGATGATCAGTGCTAGTCCAACCAGCTTAATTTAAATCTGGTGGAGTTTATGTACAAAGTCCTCTGTTAACCCGTGAATAAGGTGGACATCTGAGATCTGACCCAGTTCTGTATTATACCATAAGTGGCATTTAGATCTTCTGTAAAATGCATGAGACATTCAGGGATCGATCCACAACCAAACAATCTTTATTTCTATCTTCCCCCAATCCTGGTGCTCAGGGAACTGATGTGGCAATTTTTGCCTTGGAATTGTGAAATTGCTAAATGGACACACCTATCCCTGGAGGGCTGTCAATCACTTCTATTAGTCATTTTCTAGGCTGGAGACAGAATTGGAGCCCCAGGAGGCTCTCACTGGCATTTGGAGCACCCAGAAAAATTAATAATTTTTCATTTCAGAAAAATAATTATACAGGAATAGGCCTATATTTTTTATATGCCACTTGAATTCAGAGGAAACTGTTCCAATTGGACCCTGGAGTAGTTATTTTGAAGGGCTAAGACTTCAACAACATCCTCATTCTCATAGTCAACTGCTCGTATACAATAATACCATGTGACTGTCAATGTACATTTGCAATGCTATGTCAACCAATGTACATTCATATACATTCAAGTAGCTCCACAATCAATACATCAATTAAACCAAAGCATAAACATAGACTCTTACCATGTCTCACCATTGGCGTGCCCATAGTGTCATTTCCCTTCtttccatctctgtgtgtgtatatacccaGTGTGATTTTTCACTGGGTAGTTTGGAAGTCTGCTTTACTCccagctctctctgtatctctcagaCTGAACTTTCATTAGAGTCTAACAGCTGAGTcacccagtgtttgtgtgtgtgtgtgtgtgtgtgtgtgtgtgtgtgtgtgtgtgtgtgtgtgtgtgtgtgtgtgtgtgtgtgtgtgtgtgtgtgagtgagagagagagagagcgagagcgctgGGCCCTTACCTTGTTTTTCCAGTCTCAGCTGGCGTCGGTTCCCTTGGGGCTCCTCTCCGCATGGGGGCACAGGGGGGACTTGGAGTCACAGcctgcacagtgtgtgtgtatgtttgtgtctaTCTCCGGGCCTTGGGCTGATTCTTGGCTTGGTGTGTCTCCCACTATGGATTGTTACTCCATGGGAAggatctctttctgtctgtccctctcttcctccctctggtaTTTATACCCCGTACGGAGACCCCAACAGACAAACACTGCCACCTGAGACACTGGCAGCTGATCAGAAAACAATATGAGGttaaccccaaacacacacacacacacacacacacacacacacacacacacacacacacacacacacacatatccataAACATCAAAACACACACcttcaaacacatacacacacacaaacacacacacacactgccagtaCATTAACACCTCACACTCCTCACCAGGTGGGGACTCTTTTGTGTCACCCCTCCCCCTTTACCAACCTCCATCTGTGGATTCACCTCAACCAGGTGGTCCAAACTGTGAAAGGGAGAGTGGTGAAAGGTTACCAGTGCAGGGTTTTTATGGAGAACACAGTATATAGCCAGTAGAGCCCTACTTTCACACAGAGGAGCAGTTACATTGTTGTACAGTCTTGTATAGTCTAAGAATAATGGATGCTTCCTCAAGTCAGTGATAAAGTCCAACTGTATCAGTAATTAAATTAAATAAGATCAGAGGGAAGACTGCAAACATAACATCGAATGTGCAGTGAACCTTTGTTAGTTCATCCAATTAATGCTGGCTTCAGTCTTACCAAGCAGATAGACTGTTTTACTGTAAATGGCACGATCACTGGAGTGTGAACTTGATCTTTCATTTGATTCTGTTTTTCTTTGGGGGCAAAATgaattttaaagaactgattttagcattaaaagactcAGGCCAAGTACCATCATTGGGCCGTGGGTGTAAAAGATTCCGCAGGCTACTGGTATTACACATCTGACTAAAAGATTATTGTAGCTCTGCTGGTTTCACTTTtatagataactttgacaccttctggaaaatactctacaggaatgacggagtccatccaaatcatcttggctcctggattctgtccacgcatttcaaggctgcatTGAAACATTGATTGTCAATGagccaagaccagctcagttaatccctaccattgtgacaatgagtcgtcataatgctgcatcaaatgtacattatcctgagggcgttggcagacacaatgtaagtaacttaaTTTATGTCCCCCTAATTGCCCTGAATACCTctgttgatcctacagctattgtatgcagtaatcatgagcctatgaaccagagttacactgttagcactgagacagtgtgcaatagtaggaagaccactttttGCAGCTCATCCTGCACTACTATCAGCTCCAATATAAAGAACATGAGcaagtctacttctgataagcttcccagtaaagcattaaatgtcactccctgatctgtttcacctgttcctgtgattgtctccaccccctccaggtgtcgcttattttccccagtgtatttatccctgtgtttcctgtctctctgtgccagtttgtcttgtatgtttagtcaagtcaaccagcttgTTTTTCCTGTACTCCTTTTGCCATTGtcatttttctagtcctcccggttttgacccttgcctgtttctggactgtgtacccgcctgcctgaccattctgcctgccttgaccacgagcctgtctgccactctgtacctcctggactctgatctggtttttccctttttgcctgtccacgaccattctcttgcctactcctttggattattaaacattgtaaaactccaaccatctgcctcctgtgtctgcatctgggtctcgccttgtgccttgatattttaaaaaatcaagcaacccagaaacgTGCAAAAAATAGCCGATATTAACATATGCAGcctgagaaacaaggtccatgaagtcaataacttgcttgtaacagattacattcatattctgactatctctgaaactcacttagataatatctttgatgatacagtggtatcaatacatggttataacacttaccgaaaagacagaaatgccatgGTGTTGTGGTCTATAtaaagaaccacattcctgtaaagcttagagacgatctaatgttaaataccgttgaagtaatatggctacaggttcatctgccatAAACTGaatgtgggggctgtcttgttagacttcagtgcagcttttgacattatctatcatagtctgctgctggaaaaaggtatgtgttatggctttacaccccctgctatattgtggataaagagttacctgcctaacagaacacagagagtgtTCTTTAGGAAGCCTCTCCAAAAatatccagttagaatcaggaattccccaggtcagctatctaggccccttacttttttcaatctttactaatgacattccACTGGCTTTGTGTAAGGCCAGTGTggctatgtatgcagatgactcaacactatactcgtcagctactacagcgactgaaatgactggaaCACTTTGCAGTTAGCTTCGGAATGGGTAGCATTGAATAAGTTAGTcttaaatatttccaaaactaaaagcattgtatttgggacaaatcattcattaaaccctaaacctcaactaaatcttgtaatgaataatgtggaaattgagcaagttgaggtgactaaactgcttggagtaaccctggattgtaaactgtcatggtcaaaacatattgataaaacagtagctaaaatggggagaagtctgtccataataaagcgctgctctgccttcttaacaacactatcaacaaggcaggtcctacaggccctggttttattgcacctggactactgttcagtcgtgtggtcaggtgccacaaatatggacttgggaaaattgcagttggatcggaacagggcagcacagctggcccttaaaagtacacagagagctaacatgaaTAAAATGCATGTCAATcactcatggctcaaagtggaagatagattgacttcatcattacttgtttttgtaagatgtgttgacaagctgaatgtactgagctgtctgtttaaaatactagcacacagctcggacacccatgcataccccacaagacatgccaccagaggtctcttcacagtccccaagtccagaacagactatgggaggtgcacagtactatatagagcAATGACTACAtcgaactctattccacatcagtaactgatgcaagcagtagaatcagatttaaaaagcaggtaaaaatacaccttatggaacagcggggactgtgaagcaacacaaacataggcacagacacatgcataaacacacatgatcacatacgcactatacacacacgtacacatggattttgtgttgtagttaTGTGGTATTGGAGTATGGGCctaagggcacacacttagtgtgttgtgaattctgtaatgaatgtattgtaatgtttttaaaattgtataactaccTTAAGTTTGcctgaccccaggaagagtagctgctgccttggcagcaactaatagggatccataataaagacAAATACAAATCAACTAATACCTTTTATTTTGTTTCCAAACTGCGTCCCTCCATGTCTCCATTAAGACGGAGCACTAATTACAAAGCACTATTTAATATGTTATCTCTGTggagacaaacacagacagacaaacagaattTGCCCAAGATCAGTCTTGTTTAAATTCATCCAGAGGATGAATGTGGTATCTCTTCGCCTGGGGAGCCTCTCGCTTCGCCGCTGTGCTGTATCTGCCTGCCAAGTCATTAGACACACAGTGAGCGGCCCCAGTAGAAGCAGTGGAgttgtttggtctgttctctcctacTCATCTCTGCCTTCCACTGTTCCACAGACCTGGAAGGAGGAACAGTACTGTATAGTGGTGGTGTTTGACTGTTGAGAAGGATGTTAGGTTATGTAATTATAGTTAACTGGGATACAATGGGCCACACAAAAAGGCAGGGATAGCCATATCTGAAACTAAAAATAAATTGAAGGCAAAAGTTTAAAGATCTGCAGTTCACCATATCTGTGGACATGAAGATATATGTATAGGAACCGatgatggattatgaaaacataaCCCAGGGTTCAAATTAGGAATTTGGAAGTGGGAGAGCCGTATTTGgaggggtaagggttaaggttgaaccagggtgtggacatgaagctttggttaggattagggttgaaccggggTGTGTACATAAagctaagtttagggttagggtaagggttagggttactcatGTAAGTAGGGTACTATTATCCAAATTTCTATCCTACTCCTCTTTGGACCCATGCGGTGCTGGAGGTTGGCTCTGGGTAGCTCTGGCTCAATTTAACCATCGAACCCAACCCCATGTTCTGTATAGTTATAGgtgagcacagacagacagaaagaccgaAAGAAAAAGCtgcagatgtctgtctgtctaataaACAAGCAGGACCCCCTGAGACCCCCATCTCTCTGCCTCcgttgattgacttgttattGATCAACTCAACAGCTGGTTGATGTGTGCATGGAAATACAGCCTGGCAGAGACAGACACCTGGCATGTAGCTGACTGTTATGAATGTGGATTTGGGCAGGAGTAGAAGGACTGGGAAAGGAGGAGGGTAATGGATTACTTCCTGTGTCGACCCTGTAAAGAGAGCCGTGACATGGGTGGCTTTCCAGGGTGCTGAAGATCTCTGTGGACGTCTTCTCACATGTTGAAGGTTAAGTGGTCAATCCTACTATGACACACTGCATGACCAAAAAAAGACAAGCTCTGATGAAGACCACATATGCTTGAATAAAAAATGAGAAAAAGTAATGTGCAGGTTTCTCTTTTCTTTGAAGTAATTACATTCCTACACACCTGCAACAAGATaactcagatgtgcgagtgctttTTGAATTTCAAATACAGACTATACAATCCAGTGGAGGCtcttcagaggaggaagggaaggaccatcctcagtgaatttcaaaaacattaaatagtgaaacattaaaaagaaCATGAAAAAGTGAAACATTGAAAAAATGATCATTTTCAGATAAAATtattaaatatattcacatgtcacCGAATAATTGATTAAACCGCATTGTTTTGCAATTAagttctacagtagcctcaacagcactctgtagggtagcaccatggtgtagccagaggacagctagtgttacgtcctgaccagtgtaAGAGgccatttgccatagtagagtggtcagggcgtgacaggtggttgttctgggtggttttggggttttctgtttctaggtGGGATCGTGCtagaattctatttctatgtttcattttccatgtttcggccgggtatggtttccaatcagaggcaggtgtctttcgttgtctctgattggaagccatacttaggcagcctgttttcctttggggtttgtgggtagttgtttccgtttagtctagtgtacctgacgggactgttgttggtcgtttgttgttttgttgttaaagtgtattcattaaagacaaagaatgagcactatgcacgctgcgccttggtctccattcaacgacCCCTATGATAGAACTACCCACcgtaaaaggaccaagcagcgtgagagAAGGTACCGGGAGTCGTGGACGTGGGAAGAAATCCTGGTTGGGAAGGGACCCTGGAGCCAGGCTGAAGAGTATCGTCGCCCGAAGGAGGAATTAGAGGAAGCCAAGAGGGAGCGATGATATTATGAGGCGCTGTATCCTCCAAGAGGCAAggcggagaggcagcccccccaaaaaatcttgggggggcatacggggagtttGTCGAGGTCagggggagccctgacctaacttcccgggcgtaTCGAAGAGAGCCATGGAGTaaaccagagccagtcagggagtcaagcgcggagctcgacgctagattccggagagaggtactggcaGAAAGGGCACTGCGGAGCGGGCGTGCAGAGGGGCGAGCAATGCAGTATGGTGTGATGCGCACTATGTTGCCCATACTCactcacagtccggtgcggtcggtaCAAGCTCCTCAACGTTGCCgtgcgagagttggccggcagccaggaagaagtgcgccggcacaacgtatctggtctccagtgcggctcttcggcccaggatatcctatgcctgctccacgcacggtACCccgcattccccagcacagcccagttcgtcctgtgccagcgctcctcCCTTGCCGGGCTAGAgccagcatcgagccaggacggggtgCTAGCCCTAAGCACCAGACCTCCAGtaagcctccatggcccagtacatccggtgcctgctccgcgcactcttcctccagcgacgctcctcagcccggagcctccagcgacgctcctcagcccagagcctccaacgacgctcctcagcccggagcctccagcgacgctcctcagcccggggcctccagcgatgcctctcagcccggggcctccagcgacgctcctcagcccggaacctccagcgacgctcctcagcccggagcctccagcgacgcctcccagcccggagcctccagcgacgcctcccagcccggagcctccagtgacacctcccagtccggagcctccagcggagGTCTGCAGTCCagggccttcagcggcggtctgcagcccagggccttcagcggcggtctgcagcccggagcctccagcagtGGTCGGCAGCGCAGAACCTCcgaggtgtctttcgttgtctctgattggaagccatacttaagcagcctgttttcctttggggtttgtgggtatttgtttccgtttagtctagtgtacctgacgggactgttgttggtcgtttgttgttttgttgttaaagtgtattcattaaagacaaagaatgagcactatgcacgttgcgccttggtctccattcaacgacCCCTATGGCAGCTaatttctgtcctcctctggatacattgacttcaatacaaaacctaggaggctcgtggttctcacctcttccatagacttacacagtaattatgacaacgtTCTAAGAcagcactgaagtccacaagcaaagggaaaaggtgaaagGAGGAGAGTACGTAGATTCACGAAGGAATTATCCAACTATCAAAGGGgagtttgtatgtggctgctatgaaagtgaactgtgtttgagtgtgattagcggtgtattcattccgccgattctgttaaaaaaacttttcttaaacggaagcaaaaggaagaaaacagggataaacatgcagtgctttcggaaagtattcaaacccgctgactttttccacattttgttacattgcagccttattctaaaattgattcaatctgGGGGGGTttctcatcgatctacacacagtaccccataatgaaaaagcaaaaacaggtttttggacatttttttcaaatgtattaaaaataaaaaaattaaatatctcATTacaataaatattcagaccctttacttagtactttgttgaagcacctttggtagcaattacagcctcgagtcttcttgggtatgacactacaagcttggcacacctgtatttgggttggatggggagtgttggaGCAcagctccattcatctttccctcgatcctgactagtcccccagtccctgccgatgaaaaacatccccacaacatctccacagcatgatgctgccaccaccatgcttcaccatagggatgatgccaggtttcctccttacgtgacgattggcattcaggccaaagaggcctttgtgtgccttttggcaaactccaagcgggctgtcatgtgccttttactgaggagtggcttccatctggccactctaccataaaggcctgattggtggagtactacagagatggttgtcattcagGAAGGTactcccatcgccacagaggaactctggagttctgtcagagtgaccatcgggttcttggtcacctccctgacaaaggtccttctcccccgatttctcagtttggccaggcagccagctctaggaagagtcttggtggttccaaacttcttccatttaagaatgatggaggccactgtgttcttgggaaccatcaatgctgcagaatttttttggtacccttccccagatctgtgcctcgacataatcttgtgtcagagctctacggacaattccttcaacctcgtgacttagtttttgctctgacatgcactgtcaactgtgggaccttaaatatacaggtgtgtgcctttccaaatcatgtccaatcaattgggtTTATCACAGggggattccaatc
Proteins encoded:
- the rag1 gene encoding V(D)J recombination-activating protein 1 isoform X1, whose protein sequence is MRRGAPREPTPAETGKTRALADTMEEGTLETYAPRCSMPAELHHPYSKFSDWKFKLFRVRSMERAPLPGEMQLERGALSDVVASAPLGETVGDVVGLPGSVMKLCLGGKSKENIEGPGKRVDLKLQEMDTHMNHLRCLCRLCGGALRKAKGPEHEVQGLLDEASRSALRRMGCKATSWPEVILKVFKVDVAGDMEVVHPPFFCQRCWTLAMRGGGFCSFSRTHVPEWRPHTTLCLLCHPKKPSLQRRGRKRRKPTRGAQRLAKRSKWDLQDNAATVGEKRAWRTVIDPHQGPGLRPWVRSSVQRAQWVKNITLCQKEHLSARLLSEDLPVDFLSSVTCQVCDHLLSEPVQSPCRHLFCRSCIAKYIYSLGPHCPACTLPCGPADLTAPAKGFLGVLHSLPLLCPRESCGERVRLDSFRAHCLGHHLEEVDGDHKSAENCLDNFLPVNKGGRPRQHLLSLTRRAQKHRLRDLKTQVKVFAEKEEGGDTKSVCLTLFLLALRAGNEHRQADELEAMMQGRGFGLHPAVCLAIRVNTFLSCSQYHKMYRTVKATSGRQIFQPLHTLRAAEKELLPGYHPFEWQPALKSVSTSCHVGIIDGLSGWVASVDDSPADTVTRRFRYDVALVSALKDLEEDIMEGLRERGLEDSACTSGFSVMIKESCDGMGDVSEKHGGGPAVPEKAVRFSFTIMSVSIQAEGEDEAITIFREPKPNSEMSCKPLCLMFVDESDHETLTGVLGPVVAERNAMKHSRLILSVGGLSRSFRFHFRGTGYDEKMVREMEGLEASGSTYICTLCDSTRAEASQNMTLHSVTRSHDENLERYELWRTNPHSESAEELRDRVKGVSAKPFMETQPTLDALHCDIGNATEFYKIFQDEIGEVYHKTNPSREQRRSWRAALDKQLRKKMKLKPVMRMNGNYARKLMTREAVEAVCELVRSEERQEALRELMGLYIQMKPVWRSTCPAKECPDQLCRYSFNSQRFAELLSTVFKYRYDGKITNYLHKTLAHVPEIVERDGSIGAWASEGNESGNKLFRRFRKMNARQSKTFELEDVLKHHWLYTSKYLQKFMEAHKNSAKALQATIDTVESQETQEDADMSLDVPDF
- the rag1 gene encoding V(D)J recombination-activating protein 1 isoform X2 — protein: MEEGTLETYAPRCSMPAELHHPYSKFSDWKFKLFRVRSMERAPLPGEMQLERGALSDVVASAPLGETVGDVVGLPGSVMKLCLGGKSKENIEGPGKRVDLKLQEMDTHMNHLRCLCRLCGGALRKAKGPEHEVQGLLDEASRSALRRMGCKATSWPEVILKVFKVDVAGDMEVVHPPFFCQRCWTLAMRGGGFCSFSRTHVPEWRPHTTLCLLCHPKKPSLQRRGRKRRKPTRGAQRLAKRSKWDLQDNAATVGEKRAWRTVIDPHQGPGLRPWVRSSVQRAQWVKNITLCQKEHLSARLLSEDLPVDFLSSVTCQVCDHLLSEPVQSPCRHLFCRSCIAKYIYSLGPHCPACTLPCGPADLTAPAKGFLGVLHSLPLLCPRESCGERVRLDSFRAHCLGHHLEEVDGDHKSAENCLDNFLPVNKGGRPRQHLLSLTRRAQKHRLRDLKTQVKVFAEKEEGGDTKSVCLTLFLLALRAGNEHRQADELEAMMQGRGFGLHPAVCLAIRVNTFLSCSQYHKMYRTVKATSGRQIFQPLHTLRAAEKELLPGYHPFEWQPALKSVSTSCHVGIIDGLSGWVASVDDSPADTVTRRFRYDVALVSALKDLEEDIMEGLRERGLEDSACTSGFSVMIKESCDGMGDVSEKHGGGPAVPEKAVRFSFTIMSVSIQAEGEDEAITIFREPKPNSEMSCKPLCLMFVDESDHETLTGVLGPVVAERNAMKHSRLILSVGGLSRSFRFHFRGTGYDEKMVREMEGLEASGSTYICTLCDSTRAEASQNMTLHSVTRSHDENLERYELWRTNPHSESAEELRDRVKGVSAKPFMETQPTLDALHCDIGNATEFYKIFQDEIGEVYHKTNPSREQRRSWRAALDKQLRKKMKLKPVMRMNGNYARKLMTREAVEAVCELVRSEERQEALRELMGLYIQMKPVWRSTCPAKECPDQLCRYSFNSQRFAELLSTVFKYRYDGKITNYLHKTLAHVPEIVERDGSIGAWASEGNESGNKLFRRFRKMNARQSKTFELEDVLKHHWLYTSKYLQKFMEAHKNSAKALQATIDTVESQETQEDADMSLDVPDF